Below is a window of Manis javanica isolate MJ-LG chromosome 2, MJ_LKY, whole genome shotgun sequence DNA.
TACTGTTTTTGGAAGGAGCAGTGCCAAATCCTTGATTAAGTCTTTTTCTCTAAGACTACAATGGCCTACCTGAAGGCCATGAAGCATCTGCTGAGTTCTTTTGTTCCATCTTCTTTCTTCTTGATCCTGATCACCTCCTGAAGCATCTTCATCCTGAAAATGACCCccacacaaaaaaaaaagctgacaaAGAACTCTGCTGCAAAAGGTATCTCCTGAAAGCTCATTTCAATTGTGTATTTTGACTAGTAGAAAACTGCTGAAAAGTCACTTAGTATCTAGTATGAACTTTGAGTTTTCTTAAATTCCTCTGCACTTACAAGAAAACATCTGGCTCAGTATGATTCCAAAAGGATACAGACTGCAGCTGGTGGGTGCACTGTGAGCGACTGGCCCCTCATAAACTGGGGAACTCATGTTGGGCTATAAACCAACTATGCCACTAAGCACACTGTTTATTTCAACTGAATAGAAAGGTATTTATTTGATGGCACAAATTTCTAGATTTACATTCCAGAAGCCTCCTAAACTCATTGTAGACCTGATTCCTAAATGATTTTCTCAAGTTGGCACAGGACCGGAGCTGAGATGCTCCCAGGCTATACTGCAActggaaatatttgaaaagccAGGAAATTACAGCTTCAAACGTAACAGGAAACACAGCAATTCTAAATACTGAATTCACAGTAAGTCTAAGTCTGAGATAATGGCACACACTTCAGTGCATAGGCTGGAGTATCTCTAAGGCCAAATTTTGACTTTAAGACAAGGTCAGGAAACCTATGGCTGGCATAATGACAAATGACACAGATGCTAATGAAAATTAGTCTTGGAACAGACTTTAAATGCTCTAATGTTACCTGGaagacacttaaaattttaaataaaggtcTAAATAAAACATCTGACATAAAATACATTCTAAGATGCCCCATGAAGAAGAAACCCATTCCTAAAGGtccactacttaaaaaaaaaaagtcattcaagCCATCACTGGATCTATTTTAGTCAAGTAACATCTCACCTCATTCCAATGAAAACAAAGAACCCCCACAAATGGAAAATGTTTGGTTATCTAATTTTTAGGCCACGGACAGGTTATAACAGAGGCAGATGCTAACAGCAGTAAGAATTGAACACAAGATAATAAAAGTGGGTACAATTTAAAAGTCAAGCAAGAAATCAGTGGAAGAGCAGTACCATGTCCTTCAAAAGCCCATGAGGGAGTCAACAGAGTTAACAGTAAAGCATGAAGTTTAATGTTGCTAATGATGTAGGTGGATCACTAAGAACTTGGTGAAATTGCTTATattcaaacattttcatcactctgatgctcaacatcatttaaCTAACCAGGATCCAATATGAAAAGGAGAAGAGCTGGCTGAAGATTTTTGCTAAATCTGAAATGGGAATTTATTCAGCCAATGTTTCCTTACCTCTTCTTCTTCAtcatcttccttctccttttctttctccttctctttctctggtaGAAGTTCTAACTCTGGAATTAACTGACAGATATTTGGAGGCTCTTCTGGGGGCAGCTCTACAGGAGGTATTTCCATCTGCTCTACCTGCTGAGGCTTAaagcaataaatataaaatgcatctTAATATTGCctcaaaggtagcttctttaaatatgttaatACATACTTGAAATTTTCAAGTTGGAATGAAATACTAAGGCTGTAGCAACACTTacatatatgaaattatttttcttttattataaagcAATGTTAGTTTACAAAAGAAGCCAATCCATTAAGTATCTTCTTTTCATACTAACTAATCAAATGCTTAAAGTCTATCTCAGAAATTTACAAACAATAAAAACTACAAAGAGTAAACCAAAAAACTTACTACAGTAGCATTTTTGGAAAACCCAAACCGAACAGAACCACGCACTGATCCCTAAGGAATTCAAAAACGTTTATGATCAATTATCCTAGTACTGTAAACTATTGCTGCATAAATATTGCCTTACGGCTATATCACAACTAAGCTTGGGCTCTAATGAGCCCTGGCACTCTTATTATTAGTAGTAAATAATAAGAAAGAGGAGACCACTTTTCTGGGTCCATCTCTTCAATTTCCTTCCTTACTTAAAATAGTTgttgaacattaaaaaaacaaagtttttaacAAACCACATTAATGACAAGTCAACACTTACCAGGAGAGTAATAGTAGTGGAGCAACCCACTCTTTACCTGCTTCCAAGCAGAAAAATGATCTTTTGGACAACTCCTTAACCACCAAAGGGCATAGAAAACTAGTTCTCTTCTGTCAGTACCTCTTGATGGAGGTTGAACCAAGAGCCCAAGGTAACCAAAAAGCCCTCCTTTGCCAGATTAATTTATTCTACAGACTCAAGTTGGGAAATCCTTAAAATAGACCTTACTTTCTTTACACTTAGGATAGGAAAACTGAATGAATTTAATGGTGGCCAGGCTGAATAAGATAGCCGATGTTGCTTTACTTTCCTAGTAATTTGAGAAATAGTGATTACTTACTAAGATAGCCTAAAATTGCCTAGTACTAGAAATACACACGAACATTTGCTAAGCAATGAACcttgaacagaatagaaagtgaGGAATAAAATCACACCTATATGGTCAACCAATATACaacaaagaagccaagaatataCTGGGGGAagagtttcttcaataaatagtgctgggaaaactggacagcaacaagctaaagaatgaaattggaccaccgtcttacatcatacacaaaaatcaactcaaaatggatgcaAGACTTGAAGGTAAGACCAGAAActgtaaaactaaataaaaaaacatgGAGTAGGCCCCTTGACACTGATCTTGGCAATAGTTTTTTGGatttgatattaaaataaaagcaaaagtaactgggactataccaaactaaaaagcttgtgcAGAGGATACTgtaggcaacctacagaatggagaaaataaagtatctgcaaatcatttatctgataagggtttaatattcaaaatacataaaaaaaaaccccacaacttAGAACAGTCCAAACAAAAAATGTGTAGAAgactgaacaaacatttctccaaatgcCAGCCAACATAAAGATAAGATATATGAAAGGggctcagtatcactaatcagggaaatgcaaatcaaaaccacaatgaggtattaacTCACACCTTAGAATGGCTATCctcaaaagaaataacaagtgctgggaaggatggagagaaatcggaactcttgtgcactgttagtgggaatgtaaactggcgcAGTCACTAAGAAAAACAGTaaggaggttgctcaaaaaagtaaaaaactgtatgatctcacaattccacttctggatatttatttgaaggaaataaaatcactatcttgaaaagttatctgcacacccatgttcactgcagcattatctaTATATGGAAATAACCTCAGCGACTGTCAATggataaatatgtattatacataacacaatggaatattactcaccaTGAAAAAGGAAACCCTGACTTTtgtgatgacatggatggaccttcaggacattatgctaagagagCTAAGTCAAAGATGAAGACTGACTGGTATCACTTGTATGTGAAACCTAAAATAGCAGAACTCATAGAATGGTTGTTACTTGGGGTAGGGGGGTGTATATGAAATGGGTAGAAGTCAAGTCAAAGAGGGTAAACTTCCAGTTACACATTCTGGGGATCTAATACACAGtgtggtgattatagttaatagaTACTGAATTATATACTTGTAAGTTACTGAGAGATCTTTTAAAGTTCtcatgacaagaaaaaaaattttgtaactgtGAGGTGATGAATGTTAATTAAACCTATTGTGCAATGTAATCACTTTGCAGTATAcgcatgtatcaaatcatcatgttgtataccttaaatacaatgttatgtgtcaattatattttaataaaactagaaaaaacatTCAGTCTTGCTGACAAatatgaatacaaaataaatggtTAGACATCTGGAATACACAAGAGTCTACTAGCTTAAGTACAAAAATTCCCCTTTATTTAAGCAGAAAGTTTGTTTCATTTGACTCACAACGTACTTGACCCTTGTAGAATTCAACAGACTCCATCTGCtacttttcttaatttatctacAAGTATCAGATTCACCTTGGATGAAtgtttgagaaaggaaaaatagaacaaaataaatcagaatgAAGTTCCAAGTCAAGGATTCCACATTAGCCAAGGATGCTCACTTTAGGTCACTCTGAAGCAAGACTATCCAAGAAAAGTCAGAAAGACTGACATCTTCCATTAGGGCACACTGTGTTCACATCCTCAGCTGCCATTCTCTGCCTAAACCAAGATACCTCAAAAAGGCTCTAAGTAAACTTGCTATTACTAGGGATCTAAAATGACCGAATACCTCCAAAGACCTTGAGTGGCAGATGTGCTTACTTACAGGGATCACAGGCTCTGGGTCAATTTGTCCGGCTTTTCTCTTAACTCCttgaggtggtggtgggggcatgGCCGACTCATCCAAGTTTGTTCTGCTTGTTTCCATCACTGACTCCTGGAGGCGGCTTGGCTCTTCCAAAATGGGCTCATCTGCAATTGATCATATGAGAGGAAACCTGGGTCATAGATTCTTCAATAACGTTCTAGAAacattcacttttaaaattaattcattaagACATGGGTACTTCACCCAATTTGCAACACTATATTTAAAGGTGGGAAGGGGCCTTAAAAGGACAAGTCCCACCTCCAGTCCAATGCAGGACAATACTGGACTACAGAAAGCTGCTttattgaaaacagaaaactccGTATGTAACAATCAGACAATACAAGTATAGATTTCCCTGTCTGAAAATTTGAGTTTACTCTTTTGTTCCTATTTCTTGTACTTTGGTAATGTAGAGGTAAATTTTCAGCTACATGATCACTTAAAATTTAAGGGAACTATTCCAAATAGAACAGACCGATAACATCAcgctgctgatgctgctggtcttcTCGGGGAACCTCTGGATTTTCAAACTCTTTGAGGAATTCATCCAAATTATCAgcctctcctcctttcctcctttttctaaGATCTTCTGGTACTAGTGGTGTAAGACAGCGTGTAAAGagctataaaaaacaaaattaagaaaaatctcaaatcatATTAACTGAAAACCCACCACCACTTCTATTCTCCATGAGTATGTTTAATATAGttgtaattaatatatatataaaattagcaTGATTTCTACTTAAAGTCATATTCACATTTCATTCTAtcttaaaatgacttttaaagaTAGGATTCCAAATGGTAACTGCAGcaaattttggaaaagtttaaaataaagaactttttttttatccaCTGTCTTGTAGTTCGGAGGTAACactaaagtttttaaatttatcttactGCAGTGTTTTCATATTCATATACTTAAACATCAACCTAACTGGAAGCATACCAAATGCCCTTCACAGTGACTTTTacactttatataaaaataactatcacttttaatattttttaatgacagcGTAGTGTGTATATCTCTACTCAGCGaatattatatgtatgtacatatcacATTTGAACCATTTCCAATACATTTTTGAACTGTAAACAATGGAAATTTCCACAGAAGTGGTTTTCCGTATTTTTAATTACTTCATTAAGAAAAACTTCTAATGAGtcaaacataaatattttaaggacCTATTCTATTTCAAATGACTATGCTTCCAATAAATAGCAGCTTGACCATAGCTTTGCTGCTTTGAAACACTTGTAAGAATATATAGTAAAATACACAGTAAAATCAACTGTCTATGCACATTTCAACTGAGTAACAGCACTGCTCCTCTCATTACTTATTTTGGATTTGTCTGGAACCTAAAGTGAGCAGAAAAAGGCTTGTAGgtgaaaaaaattctcattaaagCCAGAAATTTTTATATGGGAAAAGTAGAACCACCTTGTATTTTAGCCAGAAAGCATTTTAAGATTTCAGATTTGAAGCACAGTACATACTGAGGCAAGAGAACTAGTATTTATCATAGGAGGTTGAAgacatattattaaaaatgttagtGGCTTATTAGTATAGGAAAATTCATTCTGTGTCTTTTAGAATGTACATTACAGTATTTCAGATTAGATTATGCTCTGTAAACTGTGacttaagagaggaaaaaagagaaatgtcaCCTACTTGTAATATACTTGATCAAAAAaggtttatagttttaaaaatggtcagaagTGTATGAAGTAAAAAATTCTGCAAATTACGTATTACCTTCAGTAGTCTGTTATTCCACAAAGGCTGAGCAGGTAAAGAGAAGAGTTTTTCCACTCCTCCTGTCTCTTTCCACATCATCAGTTTCTTGGTGGGTGGTGCCAGATCCAAAGTAGTAACAATGTCTGAATAATCACTAAGTTGGGCTCTAATTGTCTTGCTATCCAATTCTTTGACACTGTCAACAATTAGCTTCCTCTTCCTCTTGGCTTTTGTTTCTTTGACTGGAATGacagaagaaagaagtaagatcATTTTCTTCAGAGACCAGCATGAAACATACAACTACCCGACTTGGTCTCATTGTATCCTTGTTTTTCTCCACACCTGGTATTAAAGTTAAGACTAAGAAGGGCAGAATCTGTTTTTACTAATGTTTCCCAAGTACCACATAGACTGGAGGATGGCATACAACAGGGGCTTGATAAATTCTCTGAATGAATACGTATAGACTTACAgcacaaaatgaataaataatccaAGAACCAATACATTTTTGCCAAGGTTGCTTTATATCGTAAATATGGAACATCACACTTGATTAAGAGATGGGCTCAAGTTCTGGATTCGGCCACTTACTACCTGAGTGACCACTAAGTTAACTTCATCTTGCTTACCAGTATGGTGGACAAAGGCTGACTATTCTAGTTTAAATGCTGGAGTATATCCCCCCCCCTTACCCTGTTTATGGTTAGTTCTTCATGTTTGTCattaatataatacatattttacttaATTAGCCATATTTCCCTAATTAGTATTTAAGTTCTATGAGGATAAAGACTTGTTCACTGTCACATTATTAGTTCCTAAGTAGGGTAAGATATACAGTAAACAGTGTATAAACCAGAAGCCCAAGTCACAATTTTTGGTGATCAGATTCTAATTTTAAGTAGGAAGCCAAAAAAAAGTTAATCTTGTTTACTTAAAAAGTAACAACTATACCTTGAATTACATGTAACTGATTTCAAGTGCTCTACTCCACTGTACCCATAAATCATCTAGAAATTTTTAAGTCTCACATCCAAATTACTTATCTCAGATTGATTCTTTTAACTCAGATGTAGCACATCCAATTAAATATTTTGCTCTTTCTTACTAAGCACTAAAACAAACAGAATACTTAACTGATTTTAGAAATTTCGACAAAGTTAAAAACgaaccaaaaaaaaagtattcttatgtttttttcatattatagCACAACTCTACAGAATCTAGAAGTTTGGAAGACAGTCAACCTTATACTTTACTGCAAAATGCCTTGCAGTGTTTTCTAATTGTCACACATGTGACCTGCTAGCCTCCTGGGAACCTTGAAAGAAACATATTAACAGAAACCGTGTCCTACACTTTTGCATTTCATAGCAACTTGTACAGATGTCTGATACTCAAATTGTAACTGAATTAAATATTCTATGATGAGATGACTGTGATGAAGGAGAAAGCAGCATAGTATTTAAAATGCAAGCAGCAGATTAGCGGACAACTGCCAGAACTAGGACCTTATGTTCTAAGTTTTGTAAGTGGAAAATCTGTCTGCTCACCAGTGATGTCAATAGGCTCCAGAGCAAAGGCTTCTTCTTCATTCGGAACAAGTGTTGTTTGATCAGTCATAGTTGGCATTGGTTCAACAGGATCCACTGAATCAGGACTGTCAGGCCCACCCActatataaaagtagaaatctgGTCACAAAAGGCTTCggaagtttatatatatatactaccaagaggaaaaaaaacccactgctaccaagaaaaaaaacttttctagTTATGAGGAAGTCCCTCCAGAGTCGAACCCTATTGGCCAAACAAAGGGATGGGCACAGAATTAAACGTACGAGAATCAGAACTAGTAATCAATCATAAGTGCTATTTTTAAGGAGATTTATTGTTCATTTAAAGCTGAAACTGTTAGTTTGAGGTCTCCTACATTAAGTATCTTTTTGAATACCACACTATGCCCAGGTCACTGAACTTGAAATGCTTACTTGATACGTTATCATCCTCATCCATATCATCATGTGTAGGCTGTTCTGGCAGCATCACTCCTGCCTCAGACAGGGCAGGGGGATCATCAAAAATACCACCATCATTATTACTAATAAGCTTGTCATCTGAAATGAGGAATATAATTTAGTTATCGTTTGAAAAAGAAATGCTAACAGAACAAACACCAATCACCagcaaaatgttaaaatggattaaatttaaaaatgtaaatctgtTATTTGATTTGCATGTTGTCACCAAGATAgtgtacaaaaatataaaagatatgaaaaattactcagtttttattttctagttcatatctacttcatttaaaaaatttatctagTTAAGAGAGATATCAAACACAAATagctttaaaaactaaaaactcttGAGACAAGTACCTTTAAACAAAatcatgtattattattttatttacagaaaactTTTACTCAATCAACTGGTCACAACTCACACATACTTACCTAGACAGCTACTCAAGACTGAGAATTAGCAATTGCTGTAAAACACCCCAACTGATAAAGAAATTATGTCAGCATAACCAAACGACCTTGTTGTGACCTACCTAATATGCCACCATCATTTCCTTCTCCAAAATTGTCATCCTTATATTGGTCTTCATATTCCAAAtggttaattttttcatttagattGCTGGTGCTCTGCTCAGGCTCTAAGAGGAGGTTAGAAGCACTAGTGCTTACTAACATGTCATCATCCTCAAAAGCGCTGCCTTCTCTCATTATTTCACGATCATCCATTCCAAAGTCGCCTACAC
It encodes the following:
- the RAD21 gene encoding double-strand-break repair protein rad21 homolog isoform X1, whose protein sequence is MFYAHFVLSKRGPLAKIWLAAHWDKKLTKAHVFECNLESSVESIISPKVKMALRTSGHLLLGVVRIYHRKAKYLLADCNEAFIKIKMAFRPGVVDLPEENREAAYNAITLPEEFHDFDQPLPDLDDIDVAQQFSLNQSRVEEITMREEVGNISILQENDFGDFGMDDREIMREGSAFEDDDMLVSTSASNLLLEPEQSTSNLNEKINHLEYEDQYKDDNFGEGNDGGILDDKLISNNDGGIFDDPPALSEAGVMLPEQPTHDDMDEDDNVSMGGPDSPDSVDPVEPMPTMTDQTTLVPNEEEAFALEPIDITVKETKAKRKRKLIVDSVKELDSKTIRAQLSDYSDIVTTLDLAPPTKKLMMWKETGGVEKLFSLPAQPLWNNRLLKLFTRCLTPLVPEDLRKRRKGGEADNLDEFLKEFENPEVPREDQQHQQRDVIDEPILEEPSRLQESVMETSRTNLDESAMPPPPPQGVKRKAGQIDPEPVIPPQQVEQMEIPPVELPPEEPPNICQLIPELELLPEKEKEKEKEKEDDEEEEDEDASGGDQDQEERRWNKRTQQMLHGLQRALAKTGAESISLLELCRNTNRKQAAAKFYSFLVLKKQQAIELTQEEPYSDIIATPGPRFHII
- the RAD21 gene encoding double-strand-break repair protein rad21 homolog isoform X2 encodes the protein MALRTSGHLLLGVVRIYHRKAKYLLADCNEAFIKIKMAFRPGVVDLPEENREAAYNAITLPEEFHDFDQPLPDLDDIDVAQQFSLNQSRVEEITMREEVGNISILQENDFGDFGMDDREIMREGSAFEDDDMLVSTSASNLLLEPEQSTSNLNEKINHLEYEDQYKDDNFGEGNDGGILDDKLISNNDGGIFDDPPALSEAGVMLPEQPTHDDMDEDDNVSMGGPDSPDSVDPVEPMPTMTDQTTLVPNEEEAFALEPIDITVKETKAKRKRKLIVDSVKELDSKTIRAQLSDYSDIVTTLDLAPPTKKLMMWKETGGVEKLFSLPAQPLWNNRLLKLFTRCLTPLVPEDLRKRRKGGEADNLDEFLKEFENPEVPREDQQHQQRDVIDEPILEEPSRLQESVMETSRTNLDESAMPPPPPQGVKRKAGQIDPEPVIPPQQVEQMEIPPVELPPEEPPNICQLIPELELLPEKEKEKEKEKEDDEEEEDEDASGGDQDQEERRWNKRTQQMLHGLQRALAKTGAESISLLELCRNTNRKQAAAKFYSFLVLKKQQAIELTQEEPYSDIIATPGPRFHII